From a single Vallitalea longa genomic region:
- a CDS encoding carbohydrate ABC transporter permease: MRAITPIKKILTFIFVSFIVIISVVPFIWVFASSFKGNADIMSSVSGFPNGLQFSNYVSAFNIAPLVTFYKNSVVVSIIATALNLIIFSMAAYVIVRCKFKLKKTIIIAFSLALVIPGAALLQPLYNTLSATHLYDTLSGLIIVYAALGMPTTFYIMMSYIQTIPYTLEEAAYIDGAGFFRTFMQIILPLTRPAFATAGVLQFLFCWNEFQFALTLTGDKMNRTLPIALYYFKSSFASDYGAMFAATVLVTIPSIIIYMLMQKQIISGLVSGSVKG; this comes from the coding sequence ATGAGAGCAATAACACCAATTAAAAAAATATTGACATTCATATTCGTATCATTTATTGTCATAATATCCGTAGTTCCTTTTATCTGGGTATTCGCATCTTCATTTAAAGGTAATGCAGATATTATGTCATCAGTTTCGGGATTTCCAAATGGATTACAATTCAGTAATTATGTATCAGCATTCAATATTGCGCCACTTGTTACTTTTTATAAAAATAGTGTAGTGGTTTCGATTATTGCTACAGCACTGAATTTGATTATATTTTCTATGGCAGCGTATGTAATTGTTAGGTGTAAATTCAAATTGAAGAAAACAATCATAATTGCATTTTCACTTGCACTAGTAATTCCTGGAGCAGCTCTTTTACAGCCATTATACAACACACTTTCTGCAACACATTTGTATGATACACTTTCAGGACTTATTATTGTATACGCAGCCCTTGGTATGCCTACAACCTTCTATATAATGATGAGTTATATCCAGACGATACCGTATACATTAGAAGAGGCTGCATATATTGATGGAGCAGGTTTCTTCAGAACATTTATGCAGATTATTTTACCACTTACTCGTCCAGCTTTTGCAACAGCAGGTGTACTTCAATTTCTATTCTGCTGGAATGAATTCCAATTCGCATTGACTCTCACAGGGGACAAAATGAACAGAACTCTTCCTATAGCACTTTATTATTTCAAGAGTTCATTCGCCAGTGACTATGGTGCAATGTTTGCAGCTACAGTATTAGTTACGATTCCTAGTATCATAATATATATGTTAATGCAGAAACAGATTATCTCAGGGCTTGTATCTGGATCGGTAAAAGGATAA